A region from the Solibacillus sp. FSL H8-0523 genome encodes:
- a CDS encoding YqzM family protein, whose translation MAGHQDPNYVTENPFEGRGRAMKGNDFPDAGYGFLFGGGFFITMFIIAIVIEAAVRL comes from the coding sequence ATGGCAGGACATCAAGATCCAAACTACGTAACTGAAAACCCATTCGAGGGTCGCGGCCGTGCAATGAAAGGTAACGACTTCCCAGATGCAGGTTACGGCTTTTTATTTGGTGGCGGTTTCTTCATCACAATGTTCATCATTGCGATTGTTATAGAAGCAGCTGTTCGTTTATAA